One part of the Microbulbifer sp. THAF38 genome encodes these proteins:
- the cmk gene encoding (d)CMP kinase: MNDSSKLPPVVTIDGPSGSGKGTIAKLLADRLGFALLDSGALYRAAALAALEKEVDLADEEALTQVAKDLDVRFPISDGRLQVLLEGREVSHEIRMERVSMAASTVAAIPGVRAALLQRQRDFRLQPGLVADGRDMGTTVFPDAPVKVYLTASAEERARRREAQLREKGVSVSLRDLLEDIRARDAQDMNRKASPLAPAEDAVELDSTGVGIEDVLNKVMALVQERIAP; this comes from the coding sequence ATGAATGATTCAAGCAAGCTGCCACCGGTTGTCACAATTGACGGTCCCAGTGGCTCAGGTAAGGGAACTATCGCAAAGCTGCTGGCCGACAGGTTGGGCTTTGCTCTTTTGGACTCTGGCGCTCTCTATCGGGCTGCCGCCTTGGCCGCCCTGGAAAAAGAGGTGGATCTCGCCGATGAGGAAGCGCTGACTCAGGTCGCCAAAGATTTGGATGTTCGCTTTCCGATAAGCGATGGTCGCTTGCAGGTCTTGTTGGAGGGCCGGGAGGTCAGCCATGAAATCCGTATGGAGCGGGTGAGTATGGCAGCCTCTACGGTGGCTGCAATCCCCGGCGTGCGCGCCGCATTACTGCAGCGTCAACGGGACTTTAGGCTCCAGCCAGGTTTGGTGGCCGATGGCCGGGATATGGGCACCACCGTATTCCCCGATGCCCCCGTTAAAGTGTATCTAACCGCCAGTGCGGAGGAGCGCGCCAGGAGGCGCGAAGCGCAGTTGCGGGAGAAGGGGGTTTCTGTTAGCCTCCGCGACCTGCTGGAGGACATCCGTGCCCGTGATGCACAGGATATGAATCGAAAAGCATCCCCCCTGGCTCCCGCTGAAGACGCGGTAGAGCTCGATAGTACTGGGGTTGGGATTGAGGATGTTCTCAATAAAGTAATGGCACTGGTACAGGAGCGAATCGCGCCCTGA
- a CDS encoding lipopolysaccharide assembly protein LapA domain-containing protein has product MSFLRWLMHFFFGLLALICVALGIYFAVENSQVISPVIAGYSLQSGSVGVWLICMLLLGVLLGFLASLLPIFSQHRRARGLNKQLKKMERELQAVHRKASGD; this is encoded by the coding sequence TTGTCATTTCTGCGCTGGCTGATGCACTTTTTTTTCGGCCTTTTGGCCCTGATTTGCGTTGCTCTCGGTATCTATTTTGCGGTGGAAAACTCCCAGGTGATCTCCCCGGTTATTGCGGGTTACTCCCTGCAGTCCGGTAGCGTTGGGGTTTGGCTGATCTGTATGCTGCTTCTGGGCGTTTTGCTCGGCTTCCTTGCCAGTCTTTTACCGATTTTTTCCCAGCACCGCCGCGCTAGAGGTTTGAACAAGCAGCTCAAAAAGATGGAGCGCGAACTGCAAGCCGTTCACCGTAAGGCTTCCGGAGACTGA
- a CDS encoding glycosyltransferase family 4 protein, with amino-acid sequence MTGSFLAWLLPLLVGGALSYGMTSVLLSRMQNLALDVPNHRSMHSDPVPRTGGWALLAGCGLGLAVGPASFPLPVYISFFLLLAVSAIDDVRHVAARVRFATQLIAAILIVLSLPRGVDWWWLPFLVLAGSWMINLYNFMDGMDGFAGSMTVIGFLSLGLACFFAGDLELAGVCALFVVCTVIFLRFNWPPARIFMGDAGSTGIGLAVFAVSVFGWQREAFQLWFPIIVFSPFWVDASFTLLRRVATGQRWWEAHREHLYQRLALRIGVRKTLHLQLALMVAASSVAFAFVALTAA; translated from the coding sequence TTGACAGGTTCATTTTTAGCCTGGTTGCTCCCCTTGTTAGTTGGGGGGGCATTGAGTTACGGCATGACATCTGTCTTGCTGTCGCGCATGCAAAATTTGGCCCTGGATGTGCCCAATCATCGCTCCATGCATAGCGACCCGGTTCCTCGCACTGGTGGTTGGGCGCTATTGGCGGGTTGCGGGCTGGGCTTAGCTGTGGGGCCGGCATCTTTTCCTCTGCCGGTTTATATATCTTTTTTCTTGCTGCTTGCTGTATCGGCCATAGATGATGTGCGGCATGTGGCTGCTAGGGTACGTTTTGCTACCCAGTTAATCGCCGCGATATTGATTGTTCTTTCGCTGCCTAGAGGCGTCGACTGGTGGTGGCTTCCTTTCCTTGTTCTGGCAGGGAGCTGGATGATCAATCTGTACAATTTTATGGATGGCATGGATGGCTTTGCCGGCAGCATGACTGTGATTGGTTTTTTATCTCTTGGTCTTGCGTGTTTTTTTGCTGGTGATTTGGAGTTGGCCGGTGTGTGTGCCTTGTTTGTGGTGTGCACAGTGATTTTCCTGCGCTTTAATTGGCCCCCTGCTCGAATATTTATGGGGGATGCAGGGTCCACAGGCATTGGCTTGGCAGTGTTCGCTGTAAGCGTATTTGGGTGGCAGAGAGAGGCCTTTCAATTATGGTTCCCGATCATTGTATTTAGCCCATTTTGGGTGGATGCCAGTTTTACATTATTGCGCAGAGTGGCCACTGGGCAGCGCTGGTGGGAGGCCCATCGAGAGCACCTTTACCAGCGCTTGGCACTCCGAATTGGAGTGAGAAAAACACTACATTTGCAGTTGGCTTTAATGGTTGCTGCATCTAGTGTCGCATTCGCTTTTGTTGCCTTGACGGCAGCTTGA
- the pheA gene encoding prephenate dehydratase, which yields MTEETVGGDQRLLELRNRIDDIDSEIARLISERASCALEVAEVKKATGEDALYYRPEREAQVLRRAMERNAGPLTDEEMARLFREIMSACLALEEPVKVAYLGPEGTFTQQAALKHFGNSAQSRPLAAIDEVFREVEAGAVNYGVVPVENSTEGVINHTLDNFMNSNLSICGEVELRIHHHLMISDVTRPESITRIYSHAQSLAQCRKWLDAHYPNVERVAVSSNADAAKRVKGEWNAAAIAGDMAADLYGLKVLSEKIEDRPDNSTRFLIVGTQQVPASGDDKTSLMVSMRNEPGALHDMLEPFRRYSIDLTRVETRPSQSGNWTYVFFVDFKGHRDTKDIAEALKEVGACASDLKVLGSYPRGVL from the coding sequence ATGACAGAGGAAACCGTGGGAGGCGACCAGCGCCTGCTGGAGCTGCGCAATCGTATCGATGACATTGACTCGGAGATCGCCCGGCTAATCAGCGAGCGGGCTAGCTGTGCTCTGGAGGTGGCGGAGGTAAAAAAAGCAACCGGAGAGGATGCGCTTTATTATCGCCCTGAACGTGAGGCGCAGGTTTTGCGTCGCGCTATGGAACGCAATGCTGGTCCTTTGACCGATGAGGAAATGGCAAGGCTTTTCCGTGAGATTATGTCCGCCTGCCTCGCTCTGGAGGAGCCGGTCAAGGTAGCTTATCTTGGGCCTGAAGGTACATTTACCCAGCAGGCAGCCTTGAAGCATTTTGGCAATTCCGCGCAAAGTCGTCCGCTGGCGGCCATTGATGAAGTCTTCCGCGAGGTGGAGGCCGGCGCTGTGAATTACGGTGTAGTGCCGGTAGAGAACTCCACTGAAGGTGTGATCAATCACACCCTGGACAACTTTATGAACTCCAATCTCAGTATTTGCGGAGAGGTGGAGTTGCGTATTCACCATCACTTGATGATTTCCGATGTGACTCGGCCGGAGTCGATCACGCGTATTTATTCCCATGCCCAGAGTTTGGCCCAATGCCGCAAATGGCTGGATGCGCATTACCCCAACGTGGAGCGGGTGGCGGTCTCCAGTAATGCGGATGCGGCCAAACGTGTTAAAGGGGAATGGAATGCCGCGGCAATCGCCGGGGATATGGCGGCCGATCTCTATGGCCTGAAAGTGCTCTCAGAGAAAATTGAGGACCGCCCGGATAATTCCACACGTTTCCTGATCGTTGGCACTCAGCAGGTGCCTGCCAGTGGCGATGATAAGACCTCTCTGATGGTCTCCATGCGCAATGAGCCGGGTGCGCTGCACGATATGCTTGAGCCCTTCCGCCGCTACAGCATCGACCTTACCAGGGTGGAAACACGCCCCTCTCAGTCCGGCAACTGGACATACGTGTTTTTTGTCGACTTTAAAGGTCACCGCGATACGAAAGATATTGCTGAGGCGCTAAAAGAGGTCGGTGCCTGTGCTTCGGACCTGAAAGTGCTCGGCTCCTATCCGCGCGGTGTCCTGTGA
- a CDS encoding ComEA family DNA-binding protein, with product MIKAHSLISVFLAIALSFFSLSALSAEEIEVAQQDSIAVNVNSASAAELADRLVGIGEAKAQLIIEYREQHGPFTSLDQLLNVKGIGAATLDKNRERIRL from the coding sequence ATGATAAAAGCTCATTCGTTAATTTCTGTATTTTTGGCTATTGCCCTTTCATTTTTTTCTTTATCGGCATTATCCGCCGAGGAGATTGAGGTTGCGCAGCAAGACTCTATTGCGGTCAATGTAAACAGTGCATCCGCGGCAGAGCTTGCTGACAGGCTTGTTGGCATTGGTGAGGCCAAAGCGCAGCTGATTATTGAGTATCGGGAGCAGCATGGTCCCTTTACATCGTTAGATCAGTTGCTCAATGTCAAAGGGATTGGTGCAGCGACGCTCGACAAGAATCGTGAGCGGATTCGATTGTAG
- the rpsA gene encoding 30S ribosomal protein S1, producing MSESFADLFEESLKSVEMAPGAIVTGVVIDVDKDWVTVHAGLKSEGVIPAAQFANDKGEVELQVGDEVQVALEAVEDGFGETRLSREKAKRAEAWKILDAAHAADEVVKGVISGKVKGGFTVDVANIRAFLPGSLVDVRPVRDTAHLEGKELEFKVIKLDAKRNNVVVSRRAVMEAATSEEREALLESLQEGMSIKGIVKNLTDYGAFVDLGGIDGLLHITDMAWKRIKHPSEIVNVGDEIEVKVLKFDRERSRVSLGLKQLGEDPWVSIKQRYPENSRVKAVVTNLTDYGCFAELEEGVEGLVHVSEMDWTNKNIHPSKVVQVGDEVEVMILDIDEERRRISLGIKQCQENPWDAFARKFAKGDKISGKIKSITDFGIFIGLDGSIDGLVHLSDISWNEAGEEAVRKFKKGDEIETVILGIDSERERISLGIKQLESDPFSDYVSTSDRGSIVNGIVKEVDAKQAVITLADEVEGVLRASEISRDKVEDARNVLKEGEEVEAKITSVDRKNRVISLSIKAKDQDDEKQAIKDHSKKQSEQVQPATIGDLIKAQMNNKD from the coding sequence ATGAGCGAGAGCTTTGCTGATCTATTTGAAGAGAGCCTAAAAAGCGTTGAAATGGCACCGGGCGCTATCGTCACTGGTGTTGTAATTGACGTAGACAAAGACTGGGTAACCGTTCACGCGGGCCTGAAGTCTGAAGGCGTTATCCCTGCTGCACAGTTCGCCAACGATAAAGGCGAAGTTGAGCTGCAGGTGGGCGACGAAGTACAGGTTGCCCTGGAAGCTGTAGAAGACGGTTTCGGTGAAACCCGTCTGTCCCGTGAAAAAGCCAAGCGCGCCGAAGCCTGGAAAATCCTCGACGCAGCGCACGCAGCTGACGAAGTGGTTAAAGGTGTTATCAGCGGTAAGGTTAAGGGTGGCTTTACTGTCGACGTTGCCAATATCCGCGCATTCCTGCCCGGCTCTCTGGTTGATGTTCGCCCGGTTCGCGACACCGCGCACCTGGAAGGTAAAGAGCTCGAGTTCAAGGTTATCAAGCTGGATGCCAAGCGTAACAACGTAGTGGTTTCCCGTCGCGCTGTGATGGAAGCTGCAACTTCTGAAGAGCGTGAAGCGCTGTTGGAAAGCCTGCAAGAAGGCATGAGCATTAAGGGTATCGTTAAGAACCTGACCGACTACGGTGCTTTCGTAGATCTGGGTGGTATCGACGGCCTGCTGCACATCACCGATATGGCTTGGAAGCGTATTAAGCATCCGAGCGAGATCGTGAATGTTGGCGACGAGATCGAAGTAAAAGTACTGAAGTTCGACCGCGAGCGCAGCCGTGTATCCCTGGGCCTGAAGCAACTGGGCGAAGATCCTTGGGTATCCATCAAGCAGCGTTACCCAGAGAACAGCCGCGTGAAGGCGGTTGTAACCAACCTGACCGACTACGGCTGCTTCGCAGAGCTGGAAGAAGGTGTGGAAGGTCTGGTGCACGTTTCCGAAATGGATTGGACCAACAAGAACATCCACCCATCCAAAGTTGTCCAGGTTGGCGACGAGGTAGAGGTGATGATTCTGGATATCGACGAAGAGCGTCGTCGTATCTCCCTGGGTATCAAACAGTGCCAGGAAAATCCGTGGGATGCCTTCGCGCGTAAATTTGCTAAGGGCGACAAGATCTCCGGTAAGATCAAGTCCATCACTGACTTCGGTATCTTCATCGGTCTCGACGGCAGCATCGACGGTCTGGTTCACCTGTCCGATATCTCCTGGAACGAAGCTGGCGAAGAAGCTGTTCGCAAGTTCAAGAAAGGCGACGAAATCGAGACTGTTATCCTGGGTATCGATTCTGAGCGCGAGCGCATCTCCCTGGGTATCAAGCAGCTGGAGTCCGATCCGTTCTCCGACTACGTATCCACTAGCGATCGTGGCAGCATCGTCAATGGTATCGTGAAGGAAGTGGACGCTAAGCAAGCGGTAATCACCCTGGCAGATGAAGTTGAAGGCGTTCTGCGCGCTTCAGAAATCAGCCGCGACAAGGTTGAAGACGCTCGCAACGTTCTGAAAGAGGGCGAAGAAGTAGAAGCTAAGATCACCAGCGTGGATCGCAAGAACCGCGTGATCAGCCTGTCTATCAAAGCCAAAGATCAGGACGATGAGAAGCAGGCCATCAAGGATCACAGCAAGAAGCAGTCCGAGCAAGTTCAGCCTGCTACTATCGGTGACCTGATCAAGGCACAGATGAACAACAAAGACTAA
- the ihfB gene encoding integration host factor subunit beta: MTKSELIERIALRLDQLPVKDVELAVKVMLDTMSDSLSQGERIEIRGFGSFSLHYRAPRTGRNPKTGDAVALAGKYVPHFKPGKELRDRVNRSMHDVAGIEV; this comes from the coding sequence ATGACCAAGTCCGAACTGATCGAAAGGATTGCGTTGAGGTTGGATCAGCTGCCAGTTAAAGATGTAGAGCTGGCGGTGAAGGTGATGTTGGATACCATGTCTGATTCCCTCTCTCAGGGGGAGCGCATTGAGATACGAGGTTTTGGCAGTTTTTCACTGCATTACCGTGCACCGCGCACTGGGCGGAATCCTAAAACGGGGGATGCTGTGGCGCTGGCGGGTAAATATGTTCCCCATTTCAAGCCTGGCAAAGAATTGCGCGACAGAGTAAATCGCAGCATGCACGATGTGGCTGGGATCGAAGTATGA
- the pyrF gene encoding orotidine-5'-phosphate decarboxylase yields the protein MHSQVSSPVIVALDYDNADAALSMADQLDPSLCRVKVGKELFTIAGPDLVRALVDRGFEVFLDLKFHDIPNTVAAAVKAAARLGVWMVNVHASGGERMMRAAADALSELGEGRPLLIGVTVLTSTTQEELAATGVGKPLEEQVLNLAAQAQSCGLDGVVCSAREAEALKEACGPDFALVTPGIRPAGSDAGDQRRTLTPSEALNQGSDYLVIGRPITAAEYPLTALQDILAEIAGK from the coding sequence TTGCATTCTCAAGTCTCCTCCCCGGTTATTGTCGCCCTCGATTATGACAACGCCGATGCCGCGCTCTCTATGGCGGATCAGCTAGACCCATCTCTTTGTCGAGTAAAAGTTGGCAAGGAATTATTCACTATTGCGGGGCCAGATCTGGTTCGCGCCCTTGTCGATCGAGGGTTTGAGGTTTTTCTGGACCTGAAATTTCATGATATCCCCAATACCGTTGCAGCAGCGGTAAAGGCGGCAGCGCGCCTGGGTGTTTGGATGGTAAATGTGCACGCTAGTGGCGGAGAGCGCATGATGAGAGCGGCTGCCGATGCGTTGAGTGAGCTTGGCGAAGGTAGGCCGTTGCTGATCGGAGTCACTGTGCTGACTAGCACCACCCAGGAAGAGCTTGCAGCAACTGGGGTTGGTAAGCCTTTGGAGGAGCAGGTGCTCAACCTGGCCGCTCAGGCTCAATCCTGTGGTCTCGATGGTGTAGTCTGCTCTGCGCGCGAGGCTGAAGCGCTAAAAGAAGCCTGTGGTCCAGATTTTGCTTTGGTGACCCCAGGGATTCGCCCTGCCGGTAGTGACGCCGGCGATCAGCGACGTACTCTTACCCCTTCTGAGGCATTGAATCAGGGATCTGACTACTTGGTAATTGGTCGACCAATCACCGCGGCAGAGTACCCCCTGACAGCCCTGCAAGATATATTGGCTGAAATTGCAGGAAAATAA
- the lapB gene encoding lipopolysaccharide assembly protein LapB — protein sequence MLDLAYFFFLLTAVAIGWVLGRGSSRRKPDFSEREQSLARSYAQGLNYLLSEHHDDTIEKFIDSLEVSPVTFDTHLALGNLLRRRGEYDQAIRVHQNLLARPSLSRQSQHKAQFELACDYIAAGWLDRAERLLQELVETSQELRATSLEHLIEVYRDEREWAKAIHAVNLLHGRRFKRLSADWAPIQAHFCCELAEEAIAGKDYLSARKHLDAALGYDRSSVRACLLWARLEYLLGKQRDAIKVLQRIPKQSPDYIPEILELLITCYVELDDGKGLDRYLESLLKEHPSNSVLIALTSRIQEQDSEAAAAAFMGKQLALRPSLRGLGRFLDLYIGTAQGRSRENLSLLKTLIDQLIANRPHYRCSNCGFSGNQLHWLCPSCKHWDSVRSVKGIEGE from the coding sequence TTGCTGGATCTTGCCTACTTCTTCTTTCTGCTGACTGCTGTTGCTATCGGTTGGGTATTGGGTCGCGGTAGCTCCAGGAGAAAGCCCGACTTTAGTGAGCGGGAGCAGTCCCTGGCTCGCTCCTATGCGCAGGGCCTTAATTATCTTCTGAGCGAGCACCACGATGACACCATTGAGAAGTTTATCGATTCTCTTGAGGTAAGCCCGGTCACTTTCGATACGCACCTGGCTCTGGGCAATCTCTTGCGTAGAAGGGGGGAGTACGACCAGGCTATCAGGGTCCACCAGAACCTGCTCGCGCGTCCCAGCTTATCAAGGCAGAGCCAGCATAAAGCCCAGTTTGAGTTGGCCTGCGACTATATCGCCGCTGGCTGGTTAGATAGGGCCGAGCGGCTTCTACAGGAACTGGTTGAAACCTCCCAGGAGCTGCGGGCAACCAGTCTCGAACATTTGATTGAGGTCTATAGGGATGAGAGAGAGTGGGCTAAAGCCATCCATGCGGTAAATCTTTTGCACGGTCGCCGATTCAAGCGATTGTCCGCTGACTGGGCTCCTATACAGGCGCACTTTTGCTGTGAGTTGGCTGAGGAGGCTATTGCAGGCAAAGACTATTTGAGTGCGCGTAAACATCTCGATGCGGCTTTGGGGTATGATCGCAGCTCAGTCAGAGCCTGCTTACTGTGGGCGCGTCTTGAATACTTGCTTGGTAAGCAGCGGGATGCCATCAAGGTGTTGCAGCGGATTCCCAAGCAAAGCCCCGACTATATTCCGGAAATTCTGGAGTTATTAATCACCTGCTATGTCGAGCTGGATGATGGAAAGGGGTTGGATCGCTATCTTGAGTCGCTCCTCAAGGAGCACCCATCGAATAGCGTATTGATCGCTCTTACTAGCAGGATTCAAGAGCAGGATAGTGAGGCCGCTGCGGCAGCCTTTATGGGCAAGCAGCTTGCTCTGCGCCCATCATTGCGCGGACTTGGCCGTTTTCTGGATTTGTATATTGGTACAGCACAAGGTAGGTCGAGGGAAAATCTCTCCCTGCTGAAAACATTGATTGATCAACTGATCGCCAATCGTCCGCACTATCGTTGCAGTAATTGTGGATTCTCTGGAAACCAATTGCACTGGTTGTGCCCCAGCTGCAAGCATTGGGACTCTGTCCGCTCAGTCAAGGGGATCGAGGGGGAGTGA
- the serC gene encoding 3-phosphoserine/phosphohydroxythreonine transaminase, translating into MRKYNFCAGPAALPEPVLQQAQQELLDWRGLGCSVMEVSHRSPEFVEVAERAEQDLRDLLKVPDNYKVLFLQGGATGQFSAVPWNLLGAGSKQADFIHTGQWAAKAIKEARRYGEVNVVASSEDRNFRYVPSQDSWQQSKDAAYFHYTPNETIGGIEFDYVPEVDCPLIADMSSNILSCPIDVEKFGVIYAGAQKNIGPSGIAVALVRDDLLDRALKDIPRSLSWKVAADAGSMDNTPPTFAWYLSGLVFQWLKNQGGVEAMAQQADKKSSLLYGFLDSSDFFSSPVEKSSRSRMNVPFVLADERLDKPFLAEAEEAGLLSLKGHRSVGGMRASLYNAVPFEAVKALVAFMADFEARRG; encoded by the coding sequence ATGAGGAAATACAATTTCTGCGCTGGTCCCGCCGCTCTACCTGAGCCGGTTTTGCAGCAGGCGCAGCAGGAGCTGCTGGATTGGCGTGGTCTGGGGTGTTCAGTGATGGAGGTTAGCCACCGCTCGCCAGAATTTGTCGAGGTGGCTGAACGCGCGGAACAGGATCTGCGCGACCTGCTCAAGGTGCCAGATAACTATAAAGTGCTGTTTTTACAGGGTGGGGCTACCGGACAGTTCAGTGCGGTGCCCTGGAACCTGCTCGGCGCCGGCTCAAAACAGGCTGACTTTATCCACACCGGGCAGTGGGCGGCCAAGGCGATTAAAGAAGCTCGGCGTTACGGCGAAGTCAATGTGGTTGCGTCCAGTGAGGATCGTAATTTCCGCTATGTGCCATCACAGGACAGCTGGCAGCAGAGTAAGGATGCGGCCTATTTCCATTACACGCCCAACGAGACCATCGGCGGTATCGAGTTCGACTATGTTCCTGAAGTGGACTGTCCCCTGATTGCGGATATGTCCTCTAATATTCTTTCCTGCCCAATCGACGTGGAAAAATTCGGTGTGATATATGCCGGCGCGCAAAAAAATATTGGCCCCTCCGGTATAGCGGTCGCTTTGGTTCGCGATGATCTCTTGGATCGAGCGCTAAAAGATATTCCGCGCAGCTTGAGTTGGAAAGTCGCCGCAGATGCCGGCTCTATGGATAACACGCCACCCACATTCGCCTGGTACCTTTCAGGTCTGGTTTTCCAGTGGCTCAAGAATCAGGGTGGCGTTGAAGCTATGGCTCAACAGGCTGATAAAAAGTCCTCGCTGCTCTATGGCTTTCTCGATAGTAGTGATTTCTTTTCCAGCCCGGTGGAGAAGTCCAGCCGCTCGCGGATGAATGTCCCATTTGTGTTGGCTGACGAACGACTCGATAAGCCGTTTTTGGCTGAGGCCGAGGAAGCCGGGTTGCTCAGTTTGAAGGGGCACCGCTCTGTGGGGGGGATGCGGGCATCCCTTTATAACGCCGTACCCTTTGAGGCAGTGAAGGCGCTAGTGGCCTTTATGGCGGACTTCGAGGCCCGCAGAGGCTAA
- a CDS encoding bifunctional prephenate dehydrogenase/3-phosphoshikimate 1-carboxyvinyltransferase has product MGQVRVGRLLVVGVGLIGGSFALALKAAGACREVIGVALQEEVCEQAKRLGVVDRAYTSLPQALEQLEAGDLVFIAVPTLAVESVFAQLKDYLPEGVTVTDSASVKGSVQSAAEKIWGRVPNYLVLGHPIAGSEKSGVSAARDDLYRDHRVILTPAHDTDADHLHRVAQAWQAAGAEVLKMSVEEHDEVLAATSHLPHVIAFSLVDTLAHDAENENIFRYAAGGFRDFTRIASSDPVMWRDIMLANRDAILKAIDLYSLNLSSLRSAIASGDSSALMGVFTRAKAARDHFTKMLAKQAYSEPMQAKEVTFIAQPGGTVSGKLRVPGDKSMSHRSIMLGSLAEGVTEVEGFLEGEDALATLQAFRDMGVVIEGPDKGRVTIHGVGLQGLQAPPGPLYLGNSGTSMRLLAGLLAGQNFDVTLTGDESLSKRPMNRVANPLRDMGAAIETGPEGRPPLLIKGGKRLAGIDYHLPMASAQVKSAVLLAGLYADGETSTVEPAPTRDHTERMLQGFGYSVERDGARATLQGNGELKACRIDVPADISSAAFFMVAAAISPGADVTLEHVGINPTRDGVINILRAMGGDIGLSNKRTVGGEPVADIRVRYAPLKGIAIPKDQVPLAIDEFPALFIAAACAQGQTVLTGAEELRVKESDRIQAMANGLAALGLSAAPTEDGIVIDGSPEKAVFSGGTVDSLGDHRIAMAFAVASLRAKDTIRILHCANVATSFPNFAELAVGSGLRLQLA; this is encoded by the coding sequence ATGGGACAAGTGCGTGTTGGCCGCTTGTTGGTTGTGGGTGTCGGCCTTATTGGTGGCAGCTTTGCGCTCGCCCTCAAGGCGGCGGGAGCCTGTCGTGAAGTGATCGGTGTGGCGCTTCAGGAGGAAGTCTGTGAGCAGGCAAAGAGATTGGGTGTAGTCGATCGCGCCTATACAAGCCTGCCGCAGGCGCTTGAGCAGTTGGAAGCTGGGGATCTGGTTTTTATTGCGGTGCCAACTCTCGCGGTGGAGTCAGTATTTGCGCAGCTGAAGGATTATTTGCCTGAAGGTGTGACTGTCACCGATAGCGCCAGTGTTAAGGGAAGTGTGCAGAGTGCGGCGGAAAAAATCTGGGGCAGGGTACCGAATTATCTGGTGTTAGGCCACCCTATTGCCGGCTCCGAGAAAAGTGGGGTAAGCGCCGCACGCGATGATCTTTATCGCGATCACCGCGTTATTCTCACTCCAGCCCATGACACCGATGCCGATCATCTGCACCGGGTGGCTCAGGCGTGGCAGGCCGCCGGAGCTGAAGTATTGAAAATGTCGGTGGAAGAGCATGATGAGGTGCTGGCCGCGACCAGCCATCTCCCCCATGTGATCGCCTTTAGCCTAGTGGATACCTTGGCCCATGATGCGGAAAATGAAAATATTTTCCGCTATGCGGCCGGTGGCTTTCGCGACTTCACTCGCATTGCCTCCAGCGACCCGGTGATGTGGCGGGATATTATGCTGGCTAACCGAGATGCCATTTTAAAGGCGATCGACCTCTACAGTCTCAATCTTTCCTCCCTGCGCAGTGCGATCGCCTCTGGTGATAGCTCGGCACTGATGGGGGTATTTACTCGCGCTAAAGCGGCGCGGGATCACTTTACAAAAATGTTAGCGAAACAAGCGTATTCAGAACCTATGCAAGCAAAGGAAGTTACTTTTATCGCGCAACCGGGTGGCACCGTGAGTGGGAAACTCCGTGTTCCGGGAGATAAATCCATGTCACACCGCTCAATTATGCTGGGCTCTCTGGCTGAAGGGGTGACAGAAGTGGAGGGCTTCCTGGAGGGGGAGGACGCTCTGGCCACTCTGCAGGCATTTCGCGATATGGGGGTGGTCATTGAGGGGCCGGATAAGGGCCGAGTGACGATACATGGAGTGGGTCTCCAAGGTTTACAGGCGCCACCTGGTCCCCTTTATTTGGGTAACTCAGGGACATCTATGCGCCTGCTTGCTGGTTTACTCGCGGGTCAGAATTTTGATGTCACTCTGACCGGTGATGAATCCCTCTCTAAGCGCCCCATGAACCGGGTTGCCAACCCATTGCGAGACATGGGCGCAGCAATCGAAACCGGGCCCGAGGGGCGTCCACCACTGTTGATCAAAGGTGGTAAACGACTCGCCGGTATCGACTATCACCTGCCAATGGCAAGCGCCCAGGTGAAATCCGCAGTCCTGCTCGCCGGCCTCTATGCAGACGGTGAAACCAGCACTGTGGAGCCGGCCCCTACCCGTGATCATACCGAGCGCATGTTGCAGGGCTTTGGCTATTCAGTGGAACGAGATGGTGCCCGCGCGACCTTGCAGGGAAATGGAGAATTGAAGGCTTGTCGTATTGATGTGCCGGCGGATATCTCCTCAGCGGCTTTCTTTATGGTGGCGGCGGCTATTTCACCGGGGGCGGATGTGACCCTGGAGCATGTGGGAATCAACCCGACGCGCGATGGAGTCATTAATATCCTTCGGGCCATGGGTGGTGATATTGGGCTTTCAAATAAACGCACTGTGGGGGGAGAGCCGGTCGCGGATATCCGGGTTCGCTATGCGCCTTTAAAGGGAATTGCTATTCCCAAAGATCAGGTGCCTCTGGCTATCGATGAATTCCCCGCACTATTTATTGCTGCGGCTTGCGCGCAGGGGCAGACGGTTTTGACCGGTGCCGAAGAGTTGCGCGTAAAGGAGAGTGATCGTATTCAGGCGATGGCCAATGGTCTTGCTGCCTTGGGGTTAAGTGCTGCGCCTACCGAAGATGGAATCGTGATCGATGGCTCCCCAGAAAAAGCGGTATTTTCTGGTGGCACCGTGGATAGTTTAGGAGATCACCGCATCGCCATGGCTTTTGCGGTGGCATCGCTGCGTGCAAAGGATACAATTCGCATCCTCCACTGCGCCAATGTGGCGACCTCCTTTCCGAACTTTGCTGAACTGGCAGTTGGTTCAGGCCTTAGGCTGCAGTTAGCTTGA